One window of the Benincasa hispida cultivar B227 chromosome 3, ASM972705v1, whole genome shotgun sequence genome contains the following:
- the LOC120074766 gene encoding uncharacterized protein LOC120074766: MVEHDQKNKAPQEQQLGESATPTLSILEILSKWVIEKDKVPQETPTISILEIVSKSPKMTENTKAPQEEKFGKSASPTILRIFNWDSVQPIRPKELKVAPSLVGLTVEEATKKIKEEMGEEVKIEVIPPGYSCTQELPLSFDRVKLVVDSSGKVLVTPVLS, translated from the exons ATGGTTGAACATGACCAAAAGAACAAAGCCCCTCAAGAGCAGCAGCTTGGTGAATCAGCAACACCAACCCTTTCTA ttttggagATCCTTTCAAAATGGGTGATAGAAAAAGACAAAGTCCCTCAAGAGACACCAACCATTTCTA TTTTGGAAATAGTTTCAAAATCGCCGAAGATGACAGAAAACACCAAAGCTCCTCAAGAGGAGAAGTTTGGTAAATCAGCATCACCAACCATTCTTA GAATATTTAATTGGGATTCAGTTCAACCAATTAGACCTAAAGAACTGAAGGTAGCACCTTCATTGGTGGGTTTGACAGTCGAAGAAGCAACGAAGAAGATAAAGGAAGAAATGGGTGAGGAAGTTAAGATTGAGGTCATTCCACCAGGCTATTCTTGTACCCAAGAACTTCCATTATCGTTTGATCGTGTTAAGTTAGTGGTCGACTCTTCCGGCAAAGTCCTCGTTACGCCGGTTCTTTCCTAA